The uncultured Hyphomonas sp. genome includes a region encoding these proteins:
- a CDS encoding autotransporter assembly complex family protein, translated as MVKSMPGRHLPSRPRQKGAGLARGAASLALAGTLSACTLLGGNGANGGISGTVYAPASLDGVPDNLASRANSVLQTYDTPPASILEARRRADRAAETVEEFLSSEGYLAVSAMPQRIETAASTPTIDVTPGARFRIASVTVAYEGDIDPGTNAEIDRAKKGLLVGGPAHTSSIERMDAVLVNHLKEAGYAFATSADIDVLASRAETSVEITYTLIPGPRVKLGELILPDDATTRPPAIRVMQSWKMGDYYTPEKIRTLRTRLRSSGLYDGIGIEIAETPDADGTHSVELLLAESKPRSVGVGASLSTTEGAGIDAFWEKRNITGRGDTVRVEGAVANISRNLTASYELPNIGRYGRTLDAEIGARQQETDAYDLTGLKTGATLSQPFNKNFTISAGAYVDVTRTVEYELTRSGPSDPIDQVTFSTPLSATYNTVKNALDPQDGNRLLLTLEPSVSTGTVNAVYTRYLTNATTYHSFTDKLIAAARVEAGGFMGDTDVPADRLFFAGGGGTVRGYAYQSLSPTNLDGDYLGGEALFDASFELRWRKSKRWGYAAFVDTGAAAADFGEVFGDLRSAFGLGVRYYPGFGPIRLDIATPISPREGDDPVQIYISIGQAF; from the coding sequence ATGGTTAAATCGATGCCCGGCCGTCACTTGCCTTCCCGCCCGCGTCAGAAGGGTGCGGGTCTTGCCCGCGGTGCTGCCAGCCTTGCGCTGGCGGGCACGCTCTCGGCATGCACGCTGCTGGGCGGAAACGGCGCGAATGGCGGCATCTCGGGCACCGTTTACGCCCCTGCCTCGCTAGACGGCGTGCCGGACAATCTCGCCTCTCGCGCGAATTCGGTCCTGCAGACCTACGACACCCCGCCCGCCTCCATTCTCGAAGCGCGTCGCCGGGCGGACCGGGCCGCTGAAACGGTCGAGGAATTCCTCTCCTCGGAAGGCTATCTCGCCGTCAGCGCCATGCCACAGCGGATCGAGACCGCAGCCTCGACACCGACAATCGACGTCACACCCGGCGCCCGCTTTCGTATTGCGTCCGTCACGGTGGCCTACGAGGGAGACATCGACCCTGGCACGAATGCGGAAATCGACCGGGCAAAGAAAGGCCTGCTGGTCGGCGGGCCTGCCCACACGAGTTCCATCGAGCGGATGGACGCGGTTCTGGTGAACCATCTGAAAGAGGCCGGATACGCTTTCGCCACCAGCGCCGACATCGACGTGCTCGCCTCCCGCGCGGAGACATCCGTCGAGATTACCTACACGCTGATCCCCGGCCCACGGGTGAAGCTGGGCGAACTGATCCTGCCCGACGACGCCACGACCCGCCCGCCCGCCATCCGCGTGATGCAGAGCTGGAAGATGGGCGACTACTACACGCCGGAAAAAATCCGGACACTGAGAACACGCCTGCGCTCGTCCGGACTGTATGACGGTATCGGCATTGAAATTGCCGAAACGCCTGATGCCGACGGCACCCATTCCGTTGAGCTGTTGCTGGCAGAATCGAAACCCCGCTCCGTCGGCGTGGGCGCATCGCTTTCCACGACCGAGGGCGCCGGGATCGATGCCTTCTGGGAAAAGCGCAACATCACGGGCCGCGGCGACACGGTGCGCGTTGAAGGCGCCGTCGCCAACATCAGCCGCAACCTGACCGCAAGCTATGAATTGCCGAACATCGGCCGCTATGGCCGGACACTGGATGCGGAAATCGGCGCCCGCCAGCAGGAGACGGACGCTTACGACCTGACCGGCCTGAAGACCGGTGCAACCCTGTCGCAGCCTTTCAACAAGAACTTCACAATCTCGGCCGGCGCCTATGTCGATGTAACCCGCACGGTCGAGTACGAGCTGACACGCTCCGGTCCCTCGGACCCGATCGACCAGGTCACCTTCTCCACACCGCTCAGCGCCACCTACAATACCGTCAAGAACGCGCTGGACCCGCAGGACGGCAACCGCCTGCTCCTGACGCTGGAGCCCAGCGTCTCGACCGGCACCGTGAATGCCGTCTACACGCGCTACCTCACCAATGCGACGACCTACCATTCGTTTACGGATAAACTGATCGCTGCCGCGCGCGTGGAAGCTGGCGGCTTCATGGGTGACACGGACGTGCCGGCAGACCGCCTGTTCTTCGCAGGCGGTGGTGGCACGGTACGTGGCTACGCCTACCAATCCCTTTCGCCAACCAACCTCGATGGCGACTATCTCGGCGGCGAAGCGCTGTTCGATGCCTCATTCGAACTGCGCTGGCGCAAGTCGAAACGCTGGGGCTATGCCGCCTTTGTGGACACAGGCGCCGCGGCGGCGGATTTCGGCGAAGTATTTGGTGACCTGCGCAGCGCCTTCGGCCTCGGCGTGCGCTACTATCCCGGCTTCGGCCCAATCCGGTTGGACATCGCCACACCGATCAGCCCGCGCGAGGGCGACGATCCGGTCCAGATCTATATTTCCATCGGGCAGGCCTTCTGA
- a CDS encoding calcium/sodium antiporter yields MDYLLVLAGLGLLIFGGEGLVRGSVAVARKLNISELVIGLTLVGCGTSMPELVTSLRAIDTGAVGISIGNVMGSNVANILLVLGAAALVKPILTNPRALKRDAAVVIGATAALCWLIWLDSFTRLSGFLLLAALILYIALSLIADQKGDTPEAEMHAGEGEIVEVEYGMVKGLLIAALGLAGIVFGARFMVDGAVGIARDIGVSEAVIGMSIVAIGTSLPELATSLAAARSGKADVALGNIIGSNIFNILGILGVTALVHPFSVMKAHTGDIAGEAMQAGGQSIVTSTDIGALVLSLFFLFLFGMTGRKIARWEGGLLLAGYALYMGLLFNIIPVPALF; encoded by the coding sequence ATGGACTATCTCCTGGTGCTTGCGGGCCTCGGCCTGCTGATCTTTGGCGGTGAGGGGCTCGTGCGCGGGTCTGTCGCGGTCGCCCGCAAGCTCAACATCTCTGAACTGGTCATCGGGCTTACCCTGGTCGGCTGCGGCACGTCGATGCCGGAACTCGTGACCAGCCTGCGCGCCATCGATACCGGCGCCGTTGGCATCTCCATCGGCAATGTGATGGGCTCCAACGTGGCGAACATCCTGCTCGTGCTGGGGGCGGCGGCGCTGGTAAAGCCGATCCTGACCAATCCGCGCGCCCTGAAGCGGGATGCGGCGGTGGTCATTGGCGCGACGGCGGCGCTCTGCTGGCTGATCTGGCTGGACTCGTTCACCCGTCTCAGCGGCTTCCTGCTGCTGGCCGCGCTGATCCTGTATATCGCCCTGTCCCTGATTGCGGACCAGAAGGGCGATACGCCTGAGGCCGAGATGCACGCCGGCGAGGGGGAGATCGTCGAGGTCGAATACGGCATGGTGAAAGGCCTGCTGATCGCAGCTCTGGGGCTGGCCGGCATCGTGTTCGGCGCGCGCTTCATGGTCGACGGGGCGGTCGGTATCGCGCGCGACATCGGCGTCAGCGAGGCGGTGATCGGCATGTCCATCGTCGCCATCGGTACCAGCTTGCCGGAACTGGCGACCTCGCTCGCCGCGGCCCGCAGCGGCAAGGCCGATGTGGCGCTCGGTAACATCATCGGCTCCAACATCTTCAACATTCTCGGCATCCTCGGCGTGACCGCGCTGGTGCACCCGTTCAGCGTGATGAAGGCCCACACGGGCGATATCGCAGGCGAGGCCATGCAGGCAGGCGGGCAGAGCATTGTCACTTCCACCGATATCGGCGCGCTGGTGCTGTCCCTGTTCTTCCTTTTCCTGTTCGGCATGACCGGCCGGAAGATCGCGCGCTGGGAAGGGGGGCTTCTTCTGGCGGGCTATGCGCTTTACATGGGGCTTCTGTTCAACATCATCCCTGTCCCGGCGCTGTTCTAA
- the queF gene encoding preQ(1) synthase: MSDNPIYQNLGQLGQQTAQPQSPEEAQLERVPNPHAGTLYLTRFVAPEFTSLCPVTGQPDFAHLVIDYAPGDWLVESKSLKLYLTSFRNHGAFHEDCTVSIGKKIFDFTEAKWLRISGYWYPRGGIPIDVFWQSGDVPAGLYVPDTGVASYRGRG; the protein is encoded by the coding sequence ATGTCTGACAATCCGATCTACCAGAACCTCGGCCAGCTCGGCCAACAGACCGCCCAGCCGCAAAGCCCTGAGGAAGCGCAGCTGGAGCGCGTGCCGAACCCGCACGCCGGGACGCTGTACCTGACGCGCTTCGTTGCGCCGGAATTCACCTCGCTCTGCCCGGTGACCGGCCAGCCGGACTTTGCCCATCTCGTGATCGATTATGCGCCGGGCGACTGGCTGGTGGAGTCCAAGAGCCTGAAGCTCTACCTCACCAGCTTCCGCAATCATGGCGCTTTCCACGAAGACTGCACGGTCTCCATCGGCAAGAAGATCTTCGACTTCACCGAGGCGAAATGGCTGCGCATCAGCGGCTACTGGTATCCACGCGGTGGTATCCCGATCGACGTGTTCTGGCAGTCCGGCGACGTGCCGGCAGGGCTTTATGTGCCCGATACCGGCGTCGCATCCTATCGCGGGCGGGGCTGA
- a CDS encoding nitroreductase — protein sequence MTKRFPPAPPLGEPMLAVRPSAEARALLALRRSANKQFMGAPGPSPADLDELLQIAARVPDHRKLAPWRFVVFEGEARARFGDGLADIRKGRGDPEPEVETARKLLLRAPVVVCVISSPVNDGRTPVWEQELSAGAVCYNLLLAANASGWAGNWLSEWPAFDDDAGKLLGLEDGERVAGFIYLGTATAAPPERPRADMAEKITRWES from the coding sequence ATGACGAAAAGGTTTCCTCCCGCCCCGCCGCTCGGTGAACCGATGCTTGCTGTCAGACCCAGTGCCGAAGCTCGCGCGCTGCTTGCCTTGCGCCGCTCGGCCAACAAGCAGTTCATGGGCGCCCCCGGTCCTTCACCGGCAGATCTGGATGAATTGCTGCAGATCGCGGCCCGCGTGCCGGATCACCGCAAGCTCGCCCCCTGGCGCTTTGTCGTGTTCGAAGGCGAAGCCCGCGCCCGCTTCGGGGACGGCCTGGCAGATATCCGAAAGGGCCGCGGGGACCCGGAACCGGAGGTCGAGACGGCCCGCAAACTACTGCTGCGCGCGCCTGTCGTCGTTTGCGTGATTTCTTCACCCGTGAATGATGGCCGGACCCCGGTCTGGGAGCAGGAACTCAGCGCCGGGGCCGTGTGCTACAACCTGCTGCTGGCGGCCAATGCCAGCGGCTGGGCCGGTAACTGGCTGTCGGAATGGCCCGCCTTTGACGACGACGCGGGCAAGTTGCTGGGCCTGGAGGACGGCGAGCGTGTTGCTGGCTTCATCTATCTGGGAACAGCCACGGCGGCGCCGCCCGAACGCCCGCGCGCCGACATGGCAGAAAAGATTACTCGCTGGGAAAGCTGA
- a CDS encoding TetR/AcrR family transcriptional regulator produces the protein MDSDYPLEQTPATRRRNKVREAILAAAERMFAKEGESGLSIRRLADEIDYSPSAIYKYFGSKEELLEELKDSFFERLLAQVDRVSAARMDFHDRARACVTTYVSTATARPHHYAAAFSSIPTPEELAVRRQLSWDDFIATSKGQAFKILVDLVEEGQALGVFDPALEPIKAAKSIWASSHGLALLMIHMPILPDMQPCPTQTDGDFVAYHADIVMRGLAVPAETPQKNGTRS, from the coding sequence ATGGATTCGGACTATCCCCTCGAGCAGACCCCCGCGACGCGGCGGCGCAACAAGGTGCGCGAGGCAATCCTCGCGGCTGCCGAGCGCATGTTCGCCAAGGAAGGTGAGAGCGGCCTGTCGATCCGCCGCCTGGCCGACGAAATCGATTATTCCCCCTCCGCCATCTACAAGTATTTCGGCTCGAAAGAGGAGCTGCTGGAGGAGCTGAAGGATTCCTTCTTCGAGCGGCTGCTGGCGCAGGTGGACCGGGTGTCTGCCGCCCGGATGGACTTCCACGACCGCGCCCGCGCCTGCGTGACAACCTATGTCTCCACGGCGACGGCCCGGCCGCACCACTATGCCGCGGCCTTCTCGTCGATCCCGACGCCGGAGGAACTTGCCGTGCGCCGGCAGCTCAGCTGGGATGACTTCATCGCCACGTCCAAGGGGCAGGCATTCAAGATTCTCGTCGACCTTGTTGAAGAAGGTCAGGCGCTGGGCGTGTTCGATCCGGCGCTGGAGCCGATCAAGGCTGCAAAGTCGATCTGGGCTTCTTCCCATGGTCTCGCCCTGTTGATGATCCACATGCCCATCCTGCCGGACATGCAACCCTGTCCGACGCAAACCGACGGCGACTTCGTCGCGTATCACGCTGACATCGTCATGCGCGGCCTGGCCGTACCTGCTGAAACTCCGCAGAAGAACGGAACACGCTCATGA
- a CDS encoding efflux RND transporter periplasmic adaptor subunit — protein sequence MTHSHPYEGNEIREKKPTVLKGLVFVLLLVCFGAGIFFASTRLRSAEGPKVAHEAPAPLTVAVVTVEPTQAFDLKESYTGLAEARRTSMLGFASSGRIAEIRADVGDNVKSGNVLARLDTRSLQAQLASANAQVEEARAAHDLALSTAQRQRQLKLQGHVSQQRVDEAEAQANTALARVEAAKAQADTLRVQIDLAAITAPFDGVVTQRLSDEGAIAAAGQPILELVEKSHLEARLGLPAASAALLEPGREYKLVTDTGEVTARLRNVTGVIDANQRTVGAVFDIENPDAVAAGAVVRLALDRSVGEEGFWVPVKALSAASRGLWTVYVADPSGDGWTAVPRPVEMVHSDGDRAYVRGPIQPGERVIVDGLQRITPGMPVAPRESQRANLSGD from the coding sequence ATGACCCATTCACATCCCTATGAGGGCAATGAGATCCGGGAAAAGAAGCCGACTGTGCTGAAAGGGCTGGTCTTTGTGTTGCTCCTTGTCTGCTTTGGGGCAGGCATTTTCTTTGCCTCCACGCGCCTGCGGAGTGCGGAAGGGCCGAAAGTCGCCCATGAGGCGCCGGCGCCGCTGACGGTCGCCGTCGTCACGGTCGAGCCGACTCAAGCGTTCGACCTCAAGGAAAGCTATACCGGCCTCGCCGAAGCGCGCCGTACCAGCATGCTGGGCTTTGCCTCCAGCGGACGCATCGCCGAGATCCGCGCCGATGTCGGCGACAATGTGAAGAGCGGAAATGTATTGGCGCGACTCGATACCCGCAGTCTGCAAGCGCAGCTCGCTTCGGCCAATGCGCAGGTGGAAGAAGCCCGCGCGGCGCATGACCTGGCTCTCAGCACTGCGCAGCGCCAGCGCCAGCTGAAACTGCAGGGGCATGTCTCGCAACAACGTGTTGACGAGGCTGAAGCGCAGGCGAACACCGCGCTTGCCCGCGTCGAAGCCGCCAAGGCGCAGGCCGATACGCTTCGTGTGCAGATCGACCTGGCGGCCATCACGGCGCCGTTCGATGGCGTGGTCACCCAGCGTCTGTCGGATGAGGGCGCCATCGCTGCAGCGGGCCAGCCTATTCTGGAACTTGTAGAGAAGAGCCATCTCGAAGCCCGTCTCGGCCTGCCAGCCGCCAGTGCAGCGCTGCTGGAACCGGGGCGTGAATACAAGCTGGTGACCGACACCGGCGAGGTGACGGCACGCCTGCGCAACGTAACCGGCGTGATCGACGCGAACCAGCGTACCGTCGGGGCCGTGTTCGACATCGAGAACCCGGATGCTGTCGCCGCCGGAGCCGTCGTGCGTCTCGCGCTGGACCGGAGCGTCGGCGAGGAAGGCTTCTGGGTGCCGGTAAAGGCGCTGTCCGCTGCTTCCCGGGGCCTGTGGACAGTGTACGTCGCAGACCCCTCAGGCGATGGATGGACGGCAGTGCCGCGCCCGGTCGAGATGGTGCATAGCGACGGCGACCGCGCCTATGTGCGCGGCCCGATCCAGCCCGGCGAGCGGGTCATCGTCGACGGCCTGCAGCGCATCACCCCCGGCATGCCTGTGGCACCCCGCGAGTCCCAGCGGGCCAATCTTTCAGGCGACTGA